The following coding sequences lie in one Nitratireductor mangrovi genomic window:
- the tsaB gene encoding tRNA (adenosine(37)-N6)-threonylcarbamoyltransferase complex dimerization subunit type 1 TsaB, translating to MKVLAIDTAAELCAACVFDAAAGVELGRSVRDIGKGHAEVLMPVIAEALSEAGTAYDGLGAVAVAVGPGSFTGVRIGVAAARGLALALGIPATGVTTLAAIAHEARRAYPGRAVLAVIDAKRDELYAALFDAEGSETAPPFITHAAEAAALARDADAVLAGSGAALVAAVPGAPPFAIAAETRTADISAYAACAIAAGFSGNKPKPVYLRGADARPQSGFALPRKGA from the coding sequence ATGAAGGTGCTTGCCATCGACACCGCCGCCGAGCTCTGCGCGGCCTGCGTCTTCGACGCCGCCGCCGGCGTCGAACTCGGCCGCTCCGTCCGCGACATCGGCAAGGGCCATGCCGAGGTTTTGATGCCGGTGATCGCCGAAGCGCTCTCCGAAGCCGGCACGGCGTATGACGGCCTCGGCGCCGTCGCGGTCGCCGTCGGACCGGGCTCCTTCACCGGCGTCAGGATCGGCGTCGCCGCAGCCCGCGGCCTTGCCCTTGCGCTCGGGATTCCCGCGACCGGCGTCACCACGCTCGCCGCCATCGCCCATGAGGCCCGCCGCGCCTATCCCGGCCGCGCCGTCCTCGCCGTCATCGACGCCAAGCGCGACGAGCTCTACGCCGCCCTCTTCGACGCCGAAGGCTCCGAGACCGCCCCGCCCTTCATCACCCATGCCGCCGAGGCCGCCGCCCTTGCCCGCGACGCCGACGCCGTGCTCGCCGGCTCCGGCGCTGCCCTCGTCGCCGCCGTTCCCGGCGCACCTCCCTTCGCGATCGCCGCCGAGACCCGCACCGCCGACATTTCCGCCTATGCCGCCTGCGCCATCGCCGCCGGCTTTTCCGGCAACAAGCCCAAGCCGGTCTATCTGCGTGGCGCCGACGCCCGTCCGCAATCCGGCTTCGCCCTGCCGCGCAAGGGGGCCTGA